One Bremerella sp. JC817 genomic window carries:
- a CDS encoding CusA/CzcA family heavy metal efflux RND transporter, with protein sequence MLNGLIDFSLRNRALVIIITLAFAACGIYALQHLDIDAFPDTTPVQVQINTTAPALSSEEVEKQITFPVEQSISGLPGLTVMRSISKFGLSQVVVTFEDGIDIYFARQLINERLSTVELPLGIVRPQMGPVSTGLGEVFHYVLTYDGVDFSTVSDSERVKRLTELRTLHDWVVKPQLRSVPGVAEVNSWGGYEKQYQVRLDPDRLLKHGLTYEEVADAIEANNENVGGGTITDGSEMLLVHGIGRTVNLDEIRNIVIKAKDGVPIVVSDVAEVQIGHEIRRGTVTADGQGEAVLGLGFMLMGENSHQVTWALKNKLEQVRSSLPPGVIIKTVYDRTELVDHVIHTVQKNLFEGGLLVVAVLFIFLGNLRAGFIVALAIPLSMLFAFSGMLQVGIAASLLSLGAIDFGLVVDSSVVMIENCVRHLSHNRDGRSRLEIIRDAAVEVRKPTMFGELIIMIVYLPILTLEGVEGKLFRPMALTVIMALAGSMILSLTLMPVLASFLLPRNLKEKEPLLIRGLKRLYAPILRFTMHNKFVVIGTAVCLFVAVFGLIAPNLGSEFVPRLSEGAITLNVVRLAGTDLEESIRYNTRMEKVLLKQFPDEIAHVWSRVGTAEVATDPMGTELTDLFITLRPRKEWTKATSQETLTRLIQEELRDLPGPRLALSQPIEMRMNEMISGVRADVAAILYGDDLDLMVRKASEIEQLLKSIPGAADVKVEQVTGQPVLQIKIKQDAIARYGVPTRNVMNLVRSLGSHHVGEVYEGQLRFPLTIRLPEEVRADQDAIANILVATSSGQRIPLDRLASIERVDEPNTIKREWYQRRITIEANVRGRDMGSFVAEARQAVADQIVLPPGRYRVEWGGQFENLQRAQQRLMIVVPIALLMILALLYMTYHNWVDAIRVFTGVPFAWIGGVIALWIRDMPFSISAAVGFIALSGVAVLDDMLLVSTIRQLRRKGRSLDDAVEEAAMTRLRPILMTTLVASLGFVPMAFSTGMGAEVQRPLATVVIGGVCSAMVMSLLVLRVLYMVFNPRDEAAGGNDGGDHHDEEASQPPPQQPDTGRVAELASS encoded by the coding sequence CGGTCCAGGTACAAATCAACACCACCGCCCCTGCCCTTTCCTCGGAAGAGGTTGAAAAGCAGATTACGTTTCCTGTCGAGCAAAGCATCAGTGGCTTGCCAGGGCTGACCGTGATGCGATCGATCTCGAAGTTCGGACTTTCTCAGGTCGTAGTGACCTTTGAAGATGGAATCGACATCTACTTCGCTCGCCAGTTAATTAACGAGCGTCTCTCGACGGTCGAGCTTCCGCTGGGAATTGTTCGCCCGCAGATGGGCCCCGTTTCAACAGGCCTGGGTGAAGTATTTCATTACGTGCTGACGTACGATGGTGTCGACTTCTCGACCGTCAGCGACTCCGAGCGAGTCAAACGCCTGACCGAGCTTCGCACGCTCCACGACTGGGTTGTGAAACCGCAATTGCGATCCGTTCCGGGTGTCGCCGAGGTGAACAGCTGGGGTGGCTACGAAAAGCAGTACCAGGTGCGTCTCGATCCCGATCGGCTACTGAAACATGGTCTGACTTATGAAGAAGTTGCCGACGCGATCGAGGCGAACAATGAAAACGTCGGGGGAGGCACCATTACCGACGGAAGCGAAATGCTGCTGGTCCACGGCATCGGACGCACGGTGAACCTCGACGAGATTCGTAACATCGTCATCAAGGCAAAGGATGGCGTGCCGATTGTGGTGAGTGACGTTGCCGAAGTGCAGATCGGTCACGAAATCCGCCGCGGTACGGTTACTGCCGATGGGCAAGGCGAAGCGGTGCTGGGGCTCGGCTTCATGCTCATGGGAGAGAACAGCCATCAGGTGACCTGGGCACTGAAGAACAAACTGGAACAAGTTCGCAGTTCACTTCCCCCGGGAGTTATCATCAAAACGGTCTACGACCGTACCGAGCTAGTGGACCATGTGATTCATACGGTTCAGAAGAACCTGTTCGAGGGAGGTTTGTTGGTCGTTGCCGTCCTGTTCATCTTCCTCGGAAATCTTCGGGCAGGCTTCATCGTGGCCCTCGCAATTCCGCTTTCGATGCTATTTGCCTTCTCTGGCATGCTGCAAGTGGGTATCGCGGCCAGTCTCTTAAGTCTCGGGGCAATCGACTTCGGTTTAGTTGTCGACAGTTCAGTCGTCATGATCGAAAACTGCGTACGGCATCTTTCCCACAATCGCGATGGGAGGAGCCGACTGGAAATCATCCGCGATGCAGCCGTCGAAGTTCGCAAACCAACCATGTTCGGCGAGCTGATCATCATGATCGTCTACTTGCCGATCCTCACACTGGAAGGGGTCGAAGGCAAGCTATTTCGCCCAATGGCGTTGACAGTGATCATGGCGTTGGCGGGCTCCATGATTCTTTCCCTAACCTTGATGCCCGTTCTGGCAAGCTTCCTGCTGCCGCGAAACTTGAAAGAGAAGGAACCACTGCTGATCCGAGGGTTGAAGCGGCTTTACGCTCCAATCCTTCGATTCACGATGCACAACAAGTTTGTCGTGATCGGGACGGCGGTTTGCCTGTTTGTCGCTGTCTTTGGATTGATCGCCCCTAATCTTGGCTCCGAGTTTGTGCCTCGCTTGTCGGAAGGCGCGATCACGCTGAACGTTGTTCGCCTGGCAGGGACCGATCTGGAAGAATCCATCCGCTACAACACGCGCATGGAGAAAGTCTTGCTCAAACAGTTTCCGGACGAGATCGCTCACGTCTGGAGTCGTGTTGGCACGGCAGAGGTCGCAACCGATCCGATGGGCACCGAACTGACCGATCTCTTCATCACGCTCCGGCCCCGGAAAGAATGGACCAAGGCGACCAGCCAGGAAACGTTAACACGGCTCATCCAAGAGGAACTCCGCGACTTGCCAGGTCCGCGGCTTGCTTTGTCGCAGCCGATCGAAATGCGAATGAACGAGATGATTTCCGGTGTCCGCGCCGACGTGGCTGCCATTCTATATGGCGACGATCTCGACCTGATGGTTCGCAAAGCGAGTGAGATTGAACAGCTCCTGAAGTCGATTCCAGGGGCTGCCGACGTCAAGGTCGAACAAGTTACTGGCCAGCCGGTCTTGCAAATCAAGATCAAGCAGGATGCGATTGCCCGATATGGCGTGCCAACCCGCAACGTGATGAACCTGGTACGTTCGCTGGGCAGCCACCATGTCGGCGAAGTTTACGAAGGGCAACTTCGTTTCCCTCTGACGATCCGCTTACCGGAAGAAGTCCGTGCCGACCAGGATGCGATCGCCAACATCCTGGTCGCTACCTCCTCTGGTCAACGGATTCCGCTTGATCGGCTCGCTTCGATCGAACGGGTCGACGAGCCAAACACCATCAAACGGGAATGGTATCAACGTCGCATCACGATCGAAGCCAATGTACGTGGACGTGACATGGGAAGCTTTGTAGCAGAAGCCCGCCAGGCGGTCGCTGACCAGATTGTCTTGCCGCCGGGACGGTATCGCGTGGAATGGGGAGGACAATTCGAGAACCTGCAACGGGCTCAACAGCGTCTGATGATTGTCGTGCCGATCGCCCTGCTTATGATCCTTGCGTTGCTCTACATGACCTACCACAACTGGGTCGATGCCATCCGGGTATTCACTGGGGTTCCGTTTGCCTGGATTGGTGGAGTGATCGCATTATGGATTCGCGATATGCCTTTCTCCATCTCGGCCGCCGTCGGCTTCATCGCCTTGTCCGGGGTCGCGGTTCTCGACGACATGCTGCTTGTTTCAACCATACGTCAGCTGCGTCGAAAAGGTCGAAGCCTCGACGATGCCGTCGAAGAGGCCGCCATGACACGACTGCGTCCGATTTTGATGACCACGCTCGTTGCCAGCCTCGGCTTCGTACCGATGGCGTTCAGCACTGGCATGGGAGCCGAAGTGCAACGACCGTTGGCCACCGTGGTGATTGGGGGCGTTTGCAGCGCGATGGTCATGAGCCTACTGGTGCTTCGTGTGCTGTACATGGTCTTCAATCCCCGGGACGAGGCAGCTGGTGGCAATGATGGCGGCGATCATCATGATGAGGAAGCGTCTCAGCCGCCACCCCAGCAACCAGATACCGGGCGAGTCGCAGAACTCGCCTCGTCTTAA
- a CDS encoding DUF1592 domain-containing protein yields MLLWAASWLFISPVCVAAEEARYVEEVRPLLQKYCFDCHAGDTTEAEIDLGRFNTFEQLPQDQKTWIKTRRMLDEGQMPPKDSNQPSETEAVLLRTWVHNFLKEEAKATAGDPGPVVLRRLNNDEYNFTVRDLTGVASLDPTREFPVDGAAGEGFINTGAAQAMSPAMVSKYLDAAKEVASHAVLVPEGIEFSAGASRRDWSDERVAAVRQFYQRFTTEKDVYVEVGGTGKVANEGGAIPFGDYLAATIVHRETLARGEKSLAAIAEETGLNAKYLAILWEQLQKPDDSSSLYLNELRRRWQTATSDDVPALMNFIESLQQRMWKFNSIGQLTEGARQKIWMSPVSTVVTSQEIRVPLKAQGESDPVSVYFHANDLRTGRGNTDVVWQRPQLQFRDDKGSETHPPVLLKDVEQISALLPKLQQSELPRTDQYLAAVAELHRTAKPLGEVASSRQLNERLLASWAKTVGLGVQANREVTGHFTNKLENVAGYDEVNGWGGPQTPSIVTNRSAEVIQYSTLSVPAGSVVVHPSPTQQVVISWRSPAETTVQLTGMVADVDPNCGNGVAWQLNWISAAGEQVLASGAVDNGSSAKFDLPEQHRVQAGDVIEYVINARDKSHVCDSTQIELTISEMVEAKRNWSLSRDIVEPILQANPLPDQYGHDATWHLGVADAASQPVPTAIIPESALATWKDAIIGEASTEAVANATARVQAIVTQANAEELASADQVLRRQVIDWRGPLRWMEVALSQPTAEVAVTSAFGKHPRGKVIAAEDLCVAAPAATEISLPASLLDGAELVVVARLDEATSAEGAAQVSVTLQNEASPVFDPNASVLVSPGSQGKQRIDQAAQEFRELFPPVVCYSRIVPVDEVVTMTLYFREDEALQRLMLNAEQVGELDRLWDHLRYVAQEPIALTVVYEQIYEFATQDRQDLVNAFEPMRTPIFERADAFRARLIETEPSHLEAVIRFADRAWRRPLSSSEQQRLRGFYRQLRAAEIEHDEAIRLTLARVLTSPAYLYRYEQPGEGDQAVPVTSAELATRLSFFLWSSIPDATLRQAADTDTLTSETDLLAQTQRMLDAPKVRRLATQFACQWLHVRDFDRNDDKNEQLYPEFQSLRVDMNEETVRFFEDMFRNNRSVLDILDADHTFLNEALAKHYGIDGVTGPEWRKVEGIRQHGRGGVFGLGTVLASQSGASRTSPILRGNWTYETLLGQQLPRPPANVPQLPDQLPEGLTARQLIEKHSSDAACAKCHQKIDPYGFALEQYDAIGRRRSEAVDTRSTLESGHKIEGVEGLRRYLLTQRQDDVVRQFCRKLLGFALGREVMLSDEILLDQMQSRLAENDYRFHAAVEAIVLSPQFRSIRGRDWPTSQEGH; encoded by the coding sequence GTGCTGCTCTGGGCAGCTTCGTGGCTTTTCATTAGCCCGGTGTGCGTGGCGGCAGAGGAAGCCCGTTACGTCGAAGAGGTCCGTCCACTATTGCAGAAGTATTGCTTCGATTGTCATGCAGGCGATACGACCGAAGCGGAAATTGATTTAGGACGCTTCAACACCTTCGAGCAACTTCCGCAGGATCAGAAAACCTGGATCAAAACTCGGCGGATGCTGGACGAAGGGCAGATGCCACCCAAGGATTCGAACCAACCGAGCGAAACCGAGGCTGTACTGTTGCGGACGTGGGTACACAACTTTCTGAAAGAGGAAGCGAAGGCGACTGCTGGCGACCCAGGCCCGGTCGTGCTGCGGCGTTTGAACAATGACGAATACAACTTCACTGTTCGCGATCTGACCGGAGTCGCGTCGCTCGATCCGACGCGAGAGTTCCCGGTGGATGGAGCGGCCGGCGAAGGATTCATCAACACCGGTGCCGCCCAGGCCATGTCACCGGCGATGGTCAGCAAGTATCTCGATGCCGCCAAAGAGGTCGCTTCTCACGCGGTGCTGGTCCCGGAAGGAATCGAGTTCTCGGCCGGGGCGTCGCGGCGAGACTGGAGCGACGAACGTGTCGCGGCGGTTCGGCAGTTCTATCAACGTTTTACGACCGAGAAAGATGTCTACGTCGAAGTCGGAGGGACCGGCAAAGTTGCTAATGAAGGGGGAGCGATTCCGTTTGGCGACTACCTGGCCGCGACGATCGTTCATCGCGAGACGCTTGCCCGAGGCGAGAAGTCGTTGGCAGCGATCGCCGAGGAAACCGGCCTGAACGCGAAGTATCTTGCTATCCTGTGGGAACAATTACAGAAGCCGGACGACAGTTCGTCGTTGTACTTGAACGAACTTCGTCGTCGCTGGCAAACCGCGACGAGCGACGACGTGCCTGCGTTGATGAACTTCATCGAGTCGCTGCAGCAGCGGATGTGGAAGTTCAACTCGATTGGCCAGCTGACCGAAGGAGCCCGGCAGAAGATCTGGATGTCGCCGGTTTCGACGGTGGTGACAAGCCAGGAGATTCGCGTTCCGCTTAAAGCACAAGGGGAAAGCGATCCAGTTTCGGTCTATTTCCACGCCAATGATTTGAGGACCGGTCGAGGAAATACAGACGTCGTGTGGCAGCGACCTCAGCTTCAATTTCGTGATGATAAGGGAAGCGAAACGCATCCCCCGGTTTTGCTGAAGGATGTCGAGCAAATCTCAGCTCTGTTGCCGAAGCTCCAGCAGAGCGAGCTGCCTCGAACTGATCAGTACCTGGCTGCGGTTGCTGAGCTTCACCGAACTGCCAAACCGCTTGGGGAAGTCGCTTCCAGTCGCCAATTGAATGAGAGATTGCTGGCGAGTTGGGCCAAGACTGTCGGACTCGGAGTTCAAGCCAACCGTGAGGTCACCGGCCACTTTACCAACAAGCTGGAAAACGTCGCTGGCTACGACGAGGTGAATGGCTGGGGGGGGCCGCAAACGCCAAGCATCGTGACGAACCGTTCCGCGGAGGTGATCCAGTATTCAACGCTTTCTGTTCCGGCGGGAAGTGTTGTGGTTCATCCTTCGCCGACGCAGCAAGTGGTGATCTCTTGGCGGAGCCCTGCGGAGACCACCGTTCAATTGACCGGTATGGTCGCCGACGTCGATCCGAACTGTGGCAATGGTGTGGCATGGCAGTTGAACTGGATTTCCGCAGCGGGAGAGCAAGTCCTGGCCAGCGGTGCCGTCGATAACGGAAGCTCCGCAAAGTTCGACCTGCCAGAACAACATCGCGTGCAAGCAGGCGACGTGATCGAGTACGTAATCAATGCCCGCGATAAGTCGCACGTTTGTGATTCGACGCAAATTGAACTCACGATCTCGGAAATGGTCGAAGCCAAGCGAAACTGGAGCCTTTCGCGTGACATCGTGGAACCGATTCTCCAGGCAAACCCTCTGCCAGATCAGTACGGTCACGATGCGACCTGGCATTTGGGTGTGGCAGATGCGGCCTCCCAACCTGTCCCCACGGCCATCATTCCAGAATCCGCGTTAGCGACCTGGAAAGATGCCATCATTGGCGAGGCATCCACGGAGGCAGTCGCGAACGCCACGGCACGCGTGCAAGCTATCGTCACACAGGCCAACGCTGAGGAACTGGCGTCCGCCGATCAAGTCCTTCGGCGGCAAGTGATTGATTGGAGAGGTCCCTTGCGCTGGATGGAAGTTGCCCTGTCTCAACCAACAGCGGAGGTGGCCGTAACCAGCGCGTTCGGCAAGCATCCCCGCGGCAAGGTCATCGCTGCTGAAGATCTTTGCGTCGCAGCGCCGGCGGCAACGGAAATCTCGCTACCGGCGTCTTTGCTCGACGGAGCTGAATTGGTCGTGGTGGCTCGCCTGGATGAAGCGACCTCTGCCGAAGGCGCGGCCCAGGTTTCCGTGACGCTTCAGAATGAAGCTTCGCCAGTATTCGATCCCAATGCCTCGGTGCTGGTATCGCCCGGTAGCCAAGGCAAACAGCGGATTGATCAGGCTGCCCAAGAGTTTCGCGAACTATTTCCCCCGGTGGTCTGCTACTCACGGATTGTCCCGGTTGATGAAGTCGTGACGATGACACTGTACTTTCGCGAAGACGAAGCTCTCCAGCGGTTGATGCTGAATGCGGAGCAAGTCGGCGAGCTCGATCGCCTCTGGGACCATCTCCGTTATGTCGCTCAGGAACCGATCGCGTTGACGGTGGTATACGAGCAAATTTATGAATTTGCTACACAAGATCGACAAGACCTTGTGAACGCCTTTGAACCGATGCGGACACCGATCTTCGAGCGAGCCGACGCTTTCCGTGCCCGGTTAATCGAAACCGAACCTTCTCATCTAGAGGCGGTAATCCGGTTCGCGGACCGAGCCTGGCGGCGACCTCTTTCCTCGTCGGAACAGCAGCGTCTGCGCGGCTTCTATCGGCAATTGCGTGCGGCCGAGATCGAACATGACGAGGCGATTCGTTTGACCTTGGCTCGCGTGTTGACCTCGCCGGCATACTTGTATCGATACGAACAGCCAGGGGAAGGAGATCAAGCGGTTCCGGTCACTTCGGCGGAACTGGCGACAAGGCTCAGCTTTTTCCTGTGGTCATCGATTCCGGATGCCACGCTACGCCAGGCTGCCGATACGGATACGCTGACGAGTGAAACCGACTTGCTCGCACAAACGCAACGCATGCTCGACGCCCCTAAGGTTCGCCGACTCGCGACTCAATTTGCTTGCCAATGGTTGCACGTTCGCGACTTCGATCGGAACGACGATAAGAACGAGCAGCTTTATCCCGAGTTCCAGTCACTTCGTGTCGACATGAACGAAGAGACGGTAAGGTTCTTCGAGGATATGTTTCGCAACAATAGATCAGTGCTCGATATCCTGGATGCGGATCACACGTTTCTGAACGAGGCATTGGCGAAGCATTACGGGATTGACGGAGTGACCGGGCCCGAGTGGCGGAAGGTCGAAGGGATTCGGCAGCATGGCCGGGGTGGCGTATTCGGTCTCGGCACGGTTCTGGCAAGCCAATCAGGTGCTTCACGAACGAGCCCAATCTTGCGGGGGAACTGGACCTACGAAACCTTACTCGGCCAGCAACTCCCTAGGCCGCCAGCGAATGTGCCACAACTGCCAGACCAATTGCCCGAGGGGCTAACGGCCCGACAGTTGATTGAAAAGCATAGTTCGGATGCTGCCTGTGCGAAGTGTCACCAAAAGATCGATCCGTACGGCTTCGCCCTGGAGCAATACGACGCGATTGGTCGGCGACGTTCGGAAGCCGTGGATACGCGGTCGACTCTCGAAAGTGGCCACAAAATTGAAGGTGTCGAAGGTCTGCGACGTTATCTGTTGACGCAGCGGCAGGACGACGTGGTCCGGCAATTTTGCCGCAAGCTGCTTGGCTTTGCCCTCGGCCGGGAAGTGATGCTTTCCGACGAGATCTTGCTCGATCAGATGCAATCTCGCCTGGCCGAGAATGACTATCGATTTCATGCCGCCGTCGAAGCGATTGTGTTGAGTCCCCAGTTTCGTTCCATTCGAGGCCGCGATTGGCCAACTAGCCAGGAAGGGCATTAA
- a CDS encoding RND transporter: MKWMSRFSSLAVGFVAITALTLTGCGTSQTAMGDSDEHSEVAHDDHDHGHEHGDEHVHGEWWCVEHGIPEEVCARCDSSLIADFKAADDWCEDHNRPDSQCFVCTPGLFDKFAARYKAKYGEDPPKPEELAKDGDS; this comes from the coding sequence ATGAAGTGGATGTCTCGATTTTCAAGTTTGGCGGTAGGGTTCGTTGCGATTACCGCGTTGACACTAACCGGTTGCGGCACAAGCCAGACGGCGATGGGCGATTCGGACGAGCACTCTGAAGTGGCCCACGACGACCATGATCATGGACACGAACATGGGGATGAGCATGTCCATGGCGAGTGGTGGTGCGTCGAACATGGTATCCCGGAAGAAGTTTGTGCACGCTGCGATTCGAGTCTGATTGCGGACTTCAAAGCGGCCGACGACTGGTGCGAAGACCACAACCGCCCTGACTCGCAATGCTTTGTCTGCACCCCAGGACTGTTCGACAAGTTCGCTGCCCGGTACAAAGCCAAATATGGCGAAGATCCTCCCAAGCCAGAAGAACTGGCGAAAGACGGAGACTCCTAG
- a CDS encoding DUF1552 domain-containing protein: MNRKLTRRTVLRGLGVSMALPWMESVQAFADEVPTNSRVNEPPVRMAILFSGCGFHSRQWWVKGSGVEMELGDVLAPLKDYRDRLTFVQGLYNAEALKGNIHSSQTGNLLSGAPLASGGVIRSGTSVDQVVAQSVGHMTKLPSLVLGCEKANPSVHKNYSMLYSSHISWSSPTTPTPLEVYPALAFDQLFKDTSGRENLSVLDAVLEDASDFRRGLSQGDRQKLDEYLTSVREVEQRIAKAGKRGEMQGWRPTRTEPDMPRPADGYPQDIVEHMRLMSDILVLAFQTDTTRVCTLKLNNDHGTLRFPHLGIDYMIHHLLSHTDSDDWLKVNQFFLEQMAYIAKRMDSIQEGERTLLDNSMLMLCSSMLNGHHDATKLPVVMLGTAGGQIKGGQNLDYRDQPNRQMCRLYLSIMNKMGVQLPSFGDADAPLAEV; this comes from the coding sequence ATGAATCGAAAATTGACGCGCCGCACTGTTTTGCGTGGTCTGGGGGTCTCGATGGCGTTGCCATGGATGGAATCGGTCCAGGCCTTCGCCGATGAAGTGCCGACCAATAGTCGGGTGAACGAACCGCCAGTACGCATGGCGATTTTGTTCTCTGGCTGCGGCTTCCATTCGCGACAATGGTGGGTCAAGGGAAGTGGTGTCGAGATGGAACTGGGCGACGTGTTGGCTCCTTTGAAGGACTACCGCGATCGCCTAACTTTTGTTCAGGGGTTGTACAACGCTGAAGCCTTGAAGGGGAACATTCACAGTTCGCAAACCGGCAACCTCCTTTCGGGCGCGCCATTGGCATCGGGCGGCGTGATTCGTTCTGGCACGAGTGTCGATCAGGTTGTTGCTCAAAGCGTCGGACATATGACCAAGCTGCCGAGCCTGGTGCTCGGTTGCGAGAAGGCCAATCCGTCAGTGCACAAGAACTATTCGATGCTCTACAGTTCGCACATTTCATGGAGCAGCCCAACGACGCCGACTCCGCTGGAAGTTTATCCCGCCTTGGCATTCGATCAGTTGTTTAAAGATACATCGGGTCGCGAGAACTTGAGTGTGCTCGATGCGGTATTGGAAGATGCGAGTGACTTCCGTCGCGGTTTGAGCCAGGGCGATCGACAGAAACTGGACGAGTACCTGACTTCCGTTCGCGAAGTCGAGCAGCGGATCGCGAAGGCAGGCAAACGTGGCGAAATGCAAGGTTGGCGGCCGACACGCACCGAGCCAGACATGCCCCGGCCAGCGGATGGCTATCCGCAGGATATCGTCGAGCACATGCGATTGATGTCGGATATTCTGGTGCTGGCCTTCCAGACCGATACGACGCGGGTCTGCACGTTGAAGCTGAACAACGACCATGGCACGCTGCGATTCCCGCATCTGGGTATCGACTACATGATTCATCATTTGTTGTCGCATACCGACTCGGATGATTGGCTGAAGGTGAATCAGTTCTTCCTTGAACAGATGGCCTATATCGCCAAGCGGATGGACAGTATTCAGGAAGGAGAGCGAACGCTGCTGGACAATTCGATGCTGATGCTCTGCTCGAGCATGCTCAACGGTCATCACGATGCGACCAAATTGCCGGTCGTCATGCTGGGGACCGCAGGTGGGCAAATAAAAGGAGGGCAGAACCTCGACTATCGAGATCAACCGAATCGGCAGATGTGCCGGCTCTATCTGTCAATAATGAACAAGATGGGGGTCCAACTGCCATCGTTTGGCGATGCGGACGCGCCACTGGCGGAAGTGTAG
- a CDS encoding GntR family transcriptional regulator, translating into MTTHLQPRSAGSTSGLRRVKKQTVTDDVEGQLRDAILAGQLAPGESLAEAQLASQLGVSRASIRQAKFQLAQEGLLEFDSRGTAFVRALTEDDIREILEFREVLDVAAIRLACSRLTDEVVRSLEQRIEAIRQETDLLQLTHRDVDFHEVIIQAAGNSRLLSAWRLLRPQLVLLLAELHRQHMVIFQKTQTITAASHQELVQALQSGDIATCEELARRHAYGLKRSLDEARRSPPTQPAPPS; encoded by the coding sequence ATGACAACCCACCTCCAACCACGATCCGCTGGCTCGACGTCCGGCCTGCGTCGTGTCAAGAAGCAGACCGTTACCGATGATGTGGAAGGGCAGCTACGCGATGCGATCCTGGCGGGGCAACTGGCTCCTGGTGAGTCGTTGGCCGAGGCGCAACTGGCATCGCAGCTCGGCGTGAGTCGAGCCTCGATTCGTCAGGCAAAGTTTCAACTCGCACAAGAAGGCTTGCTCGAATTCGATTCCCGCGGCACCGCTTTTGTGCGAGCATTAACGGAAGACGATATTCGCGAGATCCTCGAGTTTCGTGAAGTGTTGGATGTGGCCGCGATTCGGCTGGCCTGTTCGCGGCTGACCGATGAAGTGGTTCGATCGCTTGAGCAACGCATCGAAGCGATTCGACAAGAGACCGATCTCCTGCAGTTGACTCATCGCGATGTTGACTTCCACGAGGTGATTATTCAGGCTGCAGGCAATTCGCGATTGCTCTCGGCCTGGAGGCTGTTGCGGCCGCAGTTGGTTTTGCTGCTGGCCGAACTACATCGCCAACACATGGTGATCTTTCAGAAGACGCAAACCATCACCGCTGCATCCCACCAAGAGCTTGTTCAAGCCCTGCAGTCTGGTGACATTGCCACTTGCGAAGAGCTTGCTCGGCGTCATGCATATGGCCTCAAGCGAAGTCTCGACGAAGCCCGCCGCTCTCCTCCCACCCAACCCGCACCTCCCTCCTAG
- a CDS encoding transporter — translation MNSYRQVLVWLGLIWAAGANLAQAQMAFEGFAESAFEEAEESEIETDRDSFTPATSVVGKNWLVVESAYTFIDNRGVPETHSYPEIVTRYGITENIELRLGWNYEVGGAGNPVSGNIPDEFEDETMLERESTILYGAKFFLTEQSDWLPESSLIVQGFTPTSGEANDSNLSVTYVGGWKFANNWVWDSAMRYSTGSFEEDHFHVWAPSTVLKVPFGERWKGHIEYFGVFTEGREVESTQHFVSPGVHCLVTPNVEVGVRFGWGLNDQSPNFFTNVGAGLRF, via the coding sequence ATGAATTCGTATCGGCAGGTTCTGGTTTGGCTGGGATTGATATGGGCTGCGGGAGCGAACCTTGCCCAGGCCCAAATGGCGTTCGAAGGATTCGCGGAGTCTGCTTTTGAAGAGGCGGAGGAAAGCGAAATCGAGACCGATCGCGACTCGTTCACTCCAGCAACGAGTGTCGTAGGAAAGAACTGGCTGGTCGTCGAATCGGCCTATACGTTCATCGACAACCGCGGCGTTCCAGAAACGCATAGCTATCCCGAAATTGTCACCCGCTACGGGATAACGGAAAACATCGAACTTCGTCTTGGCTGGAACTACGAAGTAGGTGGCGCGGGCAATCCGGTTTCAGGCAATATCCCGGACGAGTTCGAGGATGAAACGATGCTCGAACGTGAGAGTACCATTTTGTATGGTGCCAAGTTCTTTCTGACCGAGCAGTCGGACTGGCTGCCAGAAAGTTCATTGATCGTGCAAGGTTTCACGCCCACCAGTGGCGAGGCAAACGATAGCAACCTTTCCGTAACGTACGTCGGTGGTTGGAAGTTCGCGAACAACTGGGTCTGGGATTCCGCAATGCGCTACAGCACCGGCAGCTTCGAGGAAGACCACTTCCATGTCTGGGCACCATCCACCGTACTGAAGGTCCCGTTTGGCGAACGCTGGAAAGGGCACATCGAATACTTCGGTGTCTTCACCGAAGGACGTGAAGTCGAAAGCACGCAGCATTTTGTCAGCCCCGGTGTGCATTGCCTGGTGACGCCCAATGTCGAAGTCGGTGTTCGCTTCGGCTGGGGACTGAACGACCAATCTCCGAACTTCTTCACCAATGTTGGGGCCGGGCTACGTTTCTAA
- a CDS encoding thioredoxin family protein: MPYAQHSIWLTALTFALLIGLASCARQPPLESPVILDPVTDASFDREVLKSSIPVLVVMTANWCPKCAQAKPLLQEMSERLQGKVRVREVDAERNRFLAEKYDVHQYPTYLIFDAGTLQERFVGDEGVDRVRETLNR, encoded by the coding sequence ATGCCGTACGCCCAACATTCGATCTGGCTTACCGCTCTAACGTTTGCCCTGCTGATCGGCCTGGCAAGTTGTGCGCGGCAACCTCCCTTAGAATCGCCGGTTATTCTCGACCCGGTCACGGACGCGTCGTTCGATCGCGAAGTGCTGAAATCTTCCATCCCGGTGCTGGTCGTCATGACGGCGAATTGGTGTCCGAAATGCGCCCAAGCCAAGCCTTTGCTTCAAGAGATGTCGGAACGACTTCAAGGGAAGGTTCGCGTTCGTGAAGTTGATGCCGAACGCAATCGATTTCTCGCCGAGAAGTACGACGTTCACCAATACCCGACTTATCTGATCTTTGATGCCGGCACGCTTCAAGAGCGTTTCGTCGGCGACGAAGGCGTTGATCGTGTTCGTGAAACGCTCAATCGATAG